The region GTGGTTAAGGAAATTTTTGCGTGGAAGTTAGACGTTAATTACTTATAGCCCGCAGCTTGCAGGTAGAATAATTTGGCGTAACGTCCCCCGGTTTGTAATAATTCCTCATGGGTTCCCTGTTCTGCAACTTTACCCTCTTCGATAACGGCTATTTTGTCGGCCATTCTCACAGTAGAAAAGCGATGAGAAATTAAAAATACCATCTGATTTTGCGTCAGTGTGCGAAAATGATTGAAGATATCAAATTCGGCTTGAGCATCCATTGCTGATGTTGGTTCGTCTAATACTAAAATATCTGCTTTTGTTCGCATAAATGCACGGGCTAAGGCGATTTTTTGCCACTGTCCCCCGGAAAGTTCTTGTCCACTTTTGAACCAACGCCCTAGTTGGGTTTGGAAGGTTTGGGGTAATTTCTCTATGAAGGGTTGCGCCATACCTTTTTCGGCGGCTATTTCCCAGCGCTGTTTGTCTTCTAAATGTTCTACGTCGCCTACGCCAATATTTTCGCCGACGGTGAATTGGTAACGCACAAAGTTCTGGAAAATTACTCCAATACGTTTTTGCAACACATCAACATCCCATTCTTGTAAGTCTAAGCCATCTAAATAAATCCTCCCGGAATCTGGGGTGTAAAGTCGGGTGAGTAATTTAATTAAGGTGGTTTTACCTGAACCGTTTTCACCGACAATGGCTAGTTTTTCTCCCGGTTTTAAATGTAGAGAAATATCTGTTAATGCAGGTTGAGAACTTCCCGGATAAGTAAATGATACGTTCTCAAAACGAACTCCATCTTCAGGATTTATCCCTCTGGTTGCATTACCCCAAGATTTAGGAACTTCTTCTTCTAAGAAATCGTAAAGGTTGGATAAATATAAGTTGTCTTCATACATTCCGCCAATTGAAGTTAAGGCATTAGAAAATGTAGACTGTCCTTGGCGGAAGACGGTGAGATACATTGTCATATCTCCCAAAGAAATCCTCCCCATCGCTGTTTCAACGACTATCCAAGCGTAAGCCAAGTAAAAAGCAGTCGTACTCACTAAACTTAGGAGATATCCCCACAAACCCCGCCGCAAAGTTAAATCTCTATCTTCGCCATATAGTTGATGAAACAGGTTGCGGTAACGTTCTAGCAGGGTTTCGCCTAGTTGGTAAAGTTTGATTTCTGTGGCATAGTCTTCTCTGGCTAAGATATTTTCTATGTAGTGCTGTTGGCGGGCTTCGGGGACGCGC is a window of Nodularia sp. LEGE 06071 DNA encoding:
- a CDS encoding ABC transporter ATP-binding protein: MKKIRNTLRQSLAVFRYSGRAISLVWNTSQILTIILATLTLVAGLLPGAIAYIGKLIVDAVVLAAQVNDGNISQPLLYVGLEAVAIALLAGSQRGISICQSLLRVLLGQKVNVLILEKALTLDLRQFEDSEFYDKLTNARREASVRPLSLVTRTFGLVQNALSLVTYGILLINFSAWAVIVLILAAMPSFIAETKFAGEAFRLFSWRVPEARQQHYIENILAREDYATEIKLYQLGETLLERYRNLFHQLYGEDRDLTLRRGLWGYLLSLVSTTAFYLAYAWIVVETAMGRISLGDMTMYLTVFRQGQSTFSNALTSIGGMYEDNLYLSNLYDFLEEEVPKSWGNATRGINPEDGVRFENVSFTYPGSSQPALTDISLHLKPGEKLAIVGENGSGKTTLIKLLTRLYTPDSGRIYLDGLDLQEWDVDVLQKRIGVIFQNFVRYQFTVGENIGVGDVEHLEDKQRWEIAAEKGMAQPFIEKLPQTFQTQLGRWFKSGQELSGGQWQKIALARAFMRTKADILVLDEPTSAMDAQAEFDIFNHFRTLTQNQMVFLISHRFSTVRMADKIAVIEEGKVAEQGTHEELLQTGGRYAKLFYLQAAGYK